The nucleotide sequence TGGGCGGATCACTATATGAACGGGCTATTGAAATATACGAGCGTGGCGTTAACACTTTCTGTAATTGTCATTAGCTTTTTAATCTTTTTTGAAAACAGGCACCCGACGCAAACAGTTACATGGCTTGTCGTGTTAGGTGCTTTTCCGCTTTTTGGATTTATTTTTTACTTATTATTTGGCAGAAGCTACCGGAAAGAACGGATGTTTAAGAAAAAATATATTCTGGATAAAGAAACATATCAACAATACAACTTTACCCATACACCAGAAGATTTAAGGCAGCATTTCCAGAAGTATGGAGAGCATAAAGTGTATGCCTTGGCGGAAAGGCTCGGCAATATGGAGATCTCTTTTCACACTGAAACCGAATTATTAACAAATGGCGAGGAAACATATGATTCCATTCTGAGAGAATTGAAAAAAGCCCGTCATCATATTCACATGGAGTACTATATCGTACGCGCAGACGGCATTGGCAACGAAATTAAGGATGCGCTGATTGCTAAAGCTAAAGATGGTGTAAAGGTCCGCTTTTTATACGATGCGGTGGGTTCCTGGAGGCTGTCGAAAGCCTATATTGAGGAATTGCGGGAAGCTGGCATTGAAATGGTGGCCTTTGGTCCAGTAAAAATGCCGCTTCTAAACAGCAAGTTCAACTTCCGCAATCATCGTAAGATCATTGTTATTGATGGCAAAGTGGGATTTGTCGGTGGTTTAAATATCGGTGATGAATATTTAGGGAAAGATCCCCAGTTTGGATTTTGGCGCGATACCCATTTATACGTACGTGGAGAAGCGGTCCGTTCGCTGCAGTTAATTTTCCTTCAGGACTGGTATTACATGACGAATGACAGCTTCATTACACCAGGATATTTAACACCTGAACCGGAGAAAAAGGTACGGAGAACAGGGGGAGTCCAAATGATCGCTGGAGGCCCAGATAATGAGTGGAGCGTCATTAAAAATGTTTTCTTTTCCATGATTACATCGGCACAGGAGTTTGTTTGGATTGCTAGCCCTTATTTCATCCCGGATGAAGATATTTTTTCAGCATTAAAAATTGCTGCTTTAAGCGGGATAGATGTCCGCTTATTAGTGCCAAAGCACCCTGACAAGCGGATCGTCTTTCATGCCTCTCGTTCCTATTTCCCGGAATTGCTTGAAGCCGGGGCGCGCATTTTCGAATATAGGGA is from Bacillus sp. PK3_68 and encodes:
- the cls gene encoding cardiolipin synthase: MKHTIKVAGFVLAVIVLYILWADHYMNGLLKYTSVALTLSVIVISFLIFFENRHPTQTVTWLVVLGAFPLFGFIFYLLFGRSYRKERMFKKKYILDKETYQQYNFTHTPEDLRQHFQKYGEHKVYALAERLGNMEISFHTETELLTNGEETYDSILRELKKARHHIHMEYYIVRADGIGNEIKDALIAKAKDGVKVRFLYDAVGSWRLSKAYIEELREAGIEMVAFGPVKMPLLNSKFNFRNHRKIIVIDGKVGFVGGLNIGDEYLGKDPQFGFWRDTHLYVRGEAVRSLQLIFLQDWYYMTNDSFITPGYLTPEPEKKVRRTGGVQMIAGGPDNEWSVIKNVFFSMITSAQEFVWIASPYFIPDEDIFSALKIAALSGIDVRLLVPKHPDKRIVFHASRSYFPELLEAGARIFEYREGFMHSKFIIVDGEIASIGTSNMDMRSFHLNFEVNAFLYHTHSIESLVREYINDIHASDEINLDDFNGRHLGYRLIESTSRLLSPLL